AATATGAACAATATGCAAAAGATATTGGTCTAATTAATAAAACAGTTATTGCAATTAATAAAGTTACTTATATTGACATCTATGAGCCAATAGTACCAATAGAAGAACGAATTTCAATAGGGCATTTATATTATCAGACATTAATTTCAAATAATTAAAATTATAAAAAATGAAAATTTTATTTTTTTCTGTTCTGTCTTTAATTTCTTTAATTGGGTTTTCACAAAAGCCTGGTTATTACTGGATACAATTTACTGATAAATTAAATTCAACTTATTCAATTTTAAATCCTGATCAGTTTCTATCACAACGTGCACTAAACAGACGTACTTCGCAAAATATTTCTATTGATGCATTAGATATTCCGGTAAGTCAGTATTATATTGATAGTCTTAGGCAAGTCGGATTGAGTGTTTTTAATAGTTCAAAATGGTTAAACGGAGTTTTGGCAAAAGTTACAGATACTACCGTTTTTCAAACTGTAAATGGAATTTCTTTTGTTCAATCATACAAATATGTTAGACCATTAGTTGCAAAAAAATCAGCTATGCCGAAGAAAGAATTAGGAACTCTTTCAGATTATTATAATTATGGGCAGGGAAACAATCAGATAGTAATGTTAAATGGTAATGCACTACATAATCTTGGTTATAAAGGTGAAGGAATGTTGATTGCAGTTGTTGATGCAGGTTTTACTGCTACAAATACAGCCAGTGCATTTGATTCTCTTTATGCAAATAATAGAATTATTTCAACAAGGGACTTTGTTACGGGTTTTAATGATAATACAGTTTATGAGTCTGCTACACACGGTACAGCTGTTTTATCAACCATTGCAAGTTTAATTCCCGGGAGTTTTGTGGGAACTGCACCACGTGCAAATTTTTCACTTATTATAAGTGAAGAAGCAGCGCCAGAATATATTTTCGAAGAATATACGTGGGTTTGTGCGGCTGAATATGCAGATAGTCTGGGAGCAGATATTTTAAGTTCAAGCCTTGGATATACAACATTTGATGACCCATCTATGAATCATACATGGGCAGACTTAACTGGAAATGTATCTGTTGCAAGTAAGGCTGCAAAAATTGCGTCAAGAAAAGGATTGCTAGTTGTTGTCAGTGCCGGAAATTCTGGAGATAAACCGTGGCATAAAATTGGAATTCCTTCTGATGCTGATAGTATATTAACTGTTGGTGCAGTAAATGCTACAAAACAACCTGCACCGTTTACTTCTG
This region of Bacteroidia bacterium genomic DNA includes:
- a CDS encoding S8 family serine peptidase, whose protein sequence is MKILFFSVLSLISLIGFSQKPGYYWIQFTDKLNSTYSILNPDQFLSQRALNRRTSQNISIDALDIPVSQYYIDSLRQVGLSVFNSSKWLNGVLAKVTDTTVFQTVNGISFVQSYKYVRPLVAKKSAMPKKELGTLSDYYNYGQGNNQIVMLNGNALHNLGYKGEGMLIAVVDAGFTATNTASAFDSLYANNRIISTRDFVTGFNDNTVYESATHGTAVLSTIASLIPGSFVGTAPRANFSLIISEEAAPEYIFEEYTWVCAAEYADSLGADILSSSLGYTTFDDPSMNHTWADLTGNVSVASKAAKIASRKGLLVVVSAGNSGDKPWHKIGIPSDADSILTVGAVNATKQPAPFTSVGYSADGRVKPDVASMGWGTTIIDGGGNVVQGSGTSFACPIIAGMCACLWQAHPTATNMQIREAVIKSANQYLTPDTLLGFGIPDFSIANALLSNIPISTYTTDQIKNIYPVPFSSDIYIEFYSVNSQEMSVELTDMVGNVIISSSTKLILNALNTINLNNLKVLNAGSYVIKIKTQTDTYKRLIVKK